In Zobellia roscoffensis, the following are encoded in one genomic region:
- a CDS encoding MFS transporter, translated as MKPRIHILPIIILSQFACTSLWFAGNAIVDELTLKTGLGSEIIGYVLSSVQFGFIIGTLVFGLFMIADRFSPSRVFMICSILAALCNFLLLAETLSKWTLLFARFGTGFFLAGIYPVGMKIAADYYQKGLGKALGYLVGALVLGTAFPYFVSGTSLGRDFTLVIKITSALTVAGGLVLWFFVPNGPFCKPSAKLSLGAGPLLFKLHSFRQAAFGYFGHMWELYAFWAFTPLAVQTYNAISGSELSVALSTGIIIALGGLSCVLGGLISVRTGSRKVAVISLLLSGLFCLLSPLLFSLPVQLFLIGWGLWGMAVTADSPQFSNLVAGSVPSELKGTALTLVNCIGFAVSIFSIQLLSALVVYIDARFLFIILAVGPAFGLLGLVGRK; from the coding sequence TTGAAGCCACGCATCCATATACTCCCCATCATCATCCTCTCGCAATTTGCCTGTACGTCTTTATGGTTTGCTGGCAATGCTATTGTAGACGAGCTTACCCTAAAAACGGGATTAGGTTCTGAAATTATTGGCTATGTACTTTCTTCTGTACAATTTGGTTTTATCATTGGTACTCTGGTTTTTGGCCTTTTTATGATTGCCGATAGGTTTTCACCTTCACGTGTATTTATGATTTGCTCCATCTTGGCGGCTCTTTGCAACTTTCTGCTACTGGCCGAAACCTTATCCAAATGGACGCTCCTATTCGCTCGCTTTGGTACGGGATTTTTTCTTGCCGGCATTTATCCTGTAGGGATGAAAATAGCAGCAGATTATTACCAAAAAGGACTAGGTAAAGCTTTGGGATATTTGGTAGGAGCACTCGTTTTAGGAACTGCATTTCCGTATTTTGTAAGCGGTACGAGTTTGGGAAGGGATTTTACTTTAGTGATAAAAATAACTTCGGCACTAACTGTTGCAGGCGGTCTGGTCTTGTGGTTTTTTGTGCCTAATGGACCATTTTGTAAACCTAGTGCTAAACTTTCTTTAGGGGCTGGCCCCTTGCTTTTTAAACTCCATAGTTTTAGACAGGCCGCTTTTGGCTATTTTGGGCATATGTGGGAACTTTACGCCTTTTGGGCCTTTACCCCACTTGCCGTTCAGACGTACAATGCAATTAGCGGCTCCGAGCTTTCCGTTGCCTTGTCTACGGGTATAATTATAGCCTTAGGCGGACTCTCATGTGTTTTAGGTGGATTAATATCCGTGCGAACTGGCAGCCGTAAAGTAGCGGTGATATCATTACTCCTTTCTGGTCTTTTCTGCTTGCTTTCTCCCCTACTCTTTTCACTTCCTGTGCAATTATTTTTAATAGGATGGGGACTTTGGGGTATGGCGGTGACAGCAGATTCTCCTCAATTTTCTAATTTGGTGGCAGGCTCTGTACCTTCTGAACTAAAAGGTACAGCCTTAACACTCGTAAACTGTATTGGCTTTGCCGTTAGTATTTTTAGTATTCAGTTGTTATCCGCACTTGTAGTATATATAGACGCTAGATTTCTCTTTATCATTTTGGCTGTTGGTCCAGCTTTCGGTCTGCTGGGCTTAGTTGGTCGTAAGTAA
- a CDS encoding DUF3667 domain-containing protein — protein MTNCRNCNFTINEENNYCSQCGAQVIKDRITLKSLFSNLLIALGWDSNFVVTLRYLVYKPQVVIEEYLNGTRKKFANPFSLFAIITALSLFAFSQYSNQYRLMSKNLGPEQIEKSEKPIHDINKNKDVPIFGYKNQDDFNNSFLDITLKYFNILAFLFLPIYTFIARITFGKPYNFGEHLVINIYLQSILSFLGLLLFILSLTIGVNLYFSFIMLLPILYYCYTYKKLYRLTFGQLLLKFLKFVVIFLLLFLIPVLIGIFLTLE, from the coding sequence ATGACCAATTGTAGAAATTGCAACTTTACGATAAACGAAGAAAACAACTATTGTAGTCAATGTGGGGCACAAGTTATTAAAGATAGAATAACGCTAAAAAGTCTGTTCTCAAATTTACTAATTGCATTAGGTTGGGATAGTAACTTTGTTGTCACGTTAAGATACTTAGTATATAAACCCCAAGTAGTTATTGAAGAATACCTAAATGGTACAAGAAAGAAGTTCGCAAACCCTTTTTCTCTATTTGCCATAATTACTGCTCTTTCTTTATTTGCTTTTAGTCAGTATTCGAATCAATACCGGCTAATGTCAAAGAACCTAGGTCCAGAACAAATCGAGAAGTCTGAAAAGCCTATACATGATATAAACAAAAATAAAGACGTACCTATATTTGGGTATAAAAATCAAGATGATTTCAATAATTCCTTCTTAGATATTACATTAAAGTACTTCAATATTTTAGCTTTTCTTTTTTTACCCATTTACACATTCATTGCACGTATTACTTTTGGTAAGCCGTATAATTTTGGTGAGCATTTAGTAATTAATATATATCTACAAAGCATACTATCTTTTTTAGGCCTTTTGCTATTTATTCTAAGCCTCACAATAGGTGTTAACCTATATTTTAGCTTTATAATGCTGCTTCCGATTTTGTATTATTGTTATACTTACAAAAAGCTGTATCGACTAACGTTTGGCCAATTGTTATTAAAGTTTTTGAAATTTGTCGTCATATTTCTTTTGCTATTTTTGATACCTGTTCTTATCGGCATTTTTCTAACTTTGGAATGA
- a CDS encoding nuclear transport factor 2 family protein yields MRIQYVPLIALLFSLPNIHAQQNTEVYLLDIKTVNGKTEMVNPRNISNNEGYDNQPSFYNENTILFSSTRRGQTDIAKYDVKSGALTYISDTPQGSEYSPLKIPGKNSTSAIRLDTTGLQRLYEYSIWDGTYTEILKDLNIGYHVWYDEETIVSAALGNESLNLVVSNIKNGSHDTIYNNVGRSLHKIPGKNLISFISKNSDQWEVKSLDPKTGKIKTITNMFKNTDDVCWLSNGHIIAADNKTLMEIAPEESKEWKRFLRLDKKGLNNISRIAVSPNGSHLSLVVEQTPEAIVQNQLDAYNARDLKAFVNTYSEDIQVFNFPNELSFEGKDALRNGYKKLFESTPDLHCKIKNRIIIGNKIIDKEKVTINGEIHWVVAIYEVENGKIAKVTFVR; encoded by the coding sequence ATGAGAATACAATACGTTCCGCTAATAGCTTTGCTGTTTTCTTTACCAAATATTCATGCCCAACAGAATACGGAAGTATATCTTTTGGATATAAAAACAGTAAACGGTAAGACCGAAATGGTCAACCCAAGAAATATTAGCAATAATGAAGGGTATGACAACCAACCTTCATTCTACAATGAGAACACTATTTTATTCTCATCTACTAGGAGGGGCCAAACGGATATAGCCAAATATGACGTTAAATCCGGCGCACTAACTTATATTTCCGATACACCACAGGGCAGTGAATATTCACCTTTAAAAATTCCTGGTAAAAATTCAACATCGGCAATTCGATTGGATACTACGGGTTTACAACGCCTCTACGAGTACAGTATTTGGGACGGTACCTATACAGAAATTCTTAAGGACCTTAATATAGGATATCATGTTTGGTATGATGAAGAAACAATTGTTTCCGCAGCATTGGGTAATGAAAGTCTAAACTTGGTTGTTTCGAACATCAAGAATGGCAGTCATGACACCATTTACAATAACGTAGGCCGTTCTCTACATAAAATTCCCGGTAAGAATCTTATCAGTTTTATTAGTAAAAATAGCGACCAATGGGAGGTAAAATCCCTAGACCCAAAAACGGGTAAAATTAAAACCATCACCAATATGTTCAAAAATACTGATGATGTATGTTGGCTGAGTAACGGACATATTATTGCCGCCGATAATAAAACATTAATGGAGATAGCTCCGGAGGAAAGTAAAGAATGGAAACGCTTTTTACGATTGGATAAAAAAGGATTGAACAACATTAGCCGTATTGCCGTAAGTCCAAACGGAAGCCACCTATCTCTTGTTGTTGAGCAAACTCCCGAAGCTATTGTGCAGAATCAATTAGATGCCTATAATGCCAGAGACCTAAAAGCTTTTGTAAATACATATTCTGAGGATATACAAGTGTTTAATTTTCCGAACGAGCTTAGCTTTGAGGGCAAAGATGCTTTAAGAAACGGCTATAAAAAACTTTTTGAATCGACTCCGGACCTACACTGCAAAATTAAAAACCGCATTATCATTGGTAATAAAATTATAGACAAGGAAAAAGTTACTATTAATGGAGAAATTCATTGGGTGGTTGCCATTTACGAAGTTGAAAACGGCAAAATTGCCAAGGTAACTTTTGTTCGTTAA
- a CDS encoding MoaF-related domain-containing protein, whose translation MKTKLITCVCLALLGTVFAFSQNNTSVENKFEFGVPEHFIDGYSLNFQYQNGTAIHMEFNNGKAKYEWVAGPAKGNGNQDIPYRSRIIGDDLYLINWHEAGKKDYLTLVFDFKKMIVHSSIIVGYENKPERTLKTVFRSGIIDHLKKTE comes from the coding sequence ATGAAAACGAAATTAATTACATGCGTTTGTCTTGCCCTATTAGGTACTGTATTTGCTTTTTCGCAAAACAACACATCAGTAGAGAATAAATTTGAATTTGGAGTACCGGAACACTTTATAGATGGGTATTCGCTCAATTTTCAATATCAGAATGGAACCGCCATTCATATGGAATTTAACAATGGTAAAGCAAAGTATGAATGGGTAGCCGGACCTGCAAAAGGAAATGGAAACCAGGACATTCCTTACCGATCCCGTATAATTGGTGACGACCTTTACTTAATCAATTGGCATGAAGCTGGAAAAAAAGACTATTTGACCTTGGTTTTTGATTTCAAAAAAATGATTGTACACAGCTCCATTATAGTCGGTTACGAAAACAAACCCGAAAGAACTTTAAAGACTGTATTTAGAAGTGGTATTATAGACCATCTAAAAAAAACTGAGTAG
- a CDS encoding OsmC family protein, with product MNYHIKASSFSNDDAMVHIRESHINFGTTSKTLPNPAELFLTSFAACILKNVERFSVMMKFSYDKTLLEVNASRLENPPRMDKIIYKLTIYSNDKKLNTELLKKNIEKFGTIYNTLKQSCSISGSINTV from the coding sequence ATGAATTATCATATAAAAGCTTCTTCCTTTTCCAATGATGATGCCATGGTTCATATAAGAGAATCGCATATAAATTTCGGGACTACGTCTAAAACCCTACCAAATCCTGCCGAATTATTTTTGACGTCGTTTGCCGCTTGTATACTTAAAAACGTAGAGCGGTTTTCGGTTATGATGAAGTTTAGCTATGACAAAACTTTACTTGAAGTGAATGCTAGTCGGCTTGAGAACCCTCCTAGAATGGATAAAATAATATATAAATTAACTATTTACAGCAATGACAAAAAGTTAAATACAGAGCTTCTAAAAAAGAATATTGAAAAATTTGGAACCATTTACAATACCTTAAAACAATCTTGCTCTATTTCCGGCTCTATAAACACCGTTTAA
- a CDS encoding NAD(P)-dependent alcohol dehydrogenase yields the protein MKAAIYTKYGPPEVFKITEVKKPLPKDNEVLIKIHAATVTSGDVRLRSSDFPALFWLPARLIFGLFKPKKSILGHELSGVVEDKGKNATKFEVGDHVFGTTTMLSGGSYAEYVCLPQEWKHGVVTHKPKNINFQEAAALPIGAMTAMFLLEKANLSKNQKVLIYGASGSVGSYAAQLAKYHGATVTGVCSGSNFEMVKSLGADHLIDYKKTDYSNLEDKFDIIFDAVGKTSKSHAKKVLKKDGKFISVKMLTKEKPEHLKKIKELAETGELKPFIDKVYSIYDIVDAHTYVDQGHKRGNVVIDLLS from the coding sequence ATGAAAGCTGCCATTTATACAAAATATGGTCCACCAGAAGTTTTTAAAATCACCGAGGTAAAAAAACCCCTTCCAAAAGACAATGAAGTTCTTATCAAAATACATGCAGCAACGGTAACCTCGGGAGATGTACGGCTTCGTAGCTCCGACTTTCCAGCACTTTTTTGGTTACCGGCTAGACTGATTTTTGGGCTCTTTAAACCGAAAAAAAGCATATTAGGACATGAACTATCCGGAGTGGTCGAAGACAAAGGAAAAAATGCAACAAAGTTTGAGGTTGGTGACCACGTTTTTGGAACTACAACCATGCTTTCTGGTGGTTCCTATGCAGAATATGTTTGTTTACCCCAAGAGTGGAAACACGGTGTGGTTACTCACAAACCTAAAAATATAAATTTCCAAGAAGCTGCCGCATTACCAATTGGAGCTATGACGGCTATGTTTTTATTAGAAAAAGCAAATCTATCCAAAAATCAAAAGGTACTGATTTATGGCGCTTCTGGTAGCGTAGGTAGTTATGCCGCTCAATTAGCAAAATATCACGGGGCCACTGTAACGGGCGTATGTAGCGGTTCAAATTTTGAAATGGTAAAATCGCTTGGTGCAGACCATTTAATCGATTACAAGAAAACCGACTATTCTAATCTAGAAGATAAATTCGATATTATTTTTGATGCCGTTGGAAAAACCTCTAAATCACATGCTAAAAAAGTCCTAAAAAAAGATGGAAAATTTATCTCCGTTAAAATGCTAACCAAAGAAAAACCAGAGCATCTCAAAAAAATTAAAGAACTAGCTGAAACTGGAGAACTAAAACCTTTTATTGACAAAGTTTATTCTATTTATGACATAGTTGATGCACATACCTACGTAGACCAAGGACATAAAAGAGGGAACGTTGTTATTGACCTTTTGAGTTAG